A segment of the Brevibacterium zhoupengii genome:
CTAGCCTCGGCGCCATAGAAGTCCCCTGCACCGAGGACGGCCTCAAGTGGTGGATGGAAATACCCACGTTGCCATCTCTGCGCAAGGTAGCGCAGGGACGCAAAGCCTGATCCTCTATTAGCTTGTCGATTTTATGCTGCTCGAAGCCAACACCACACTTCCCGCATACCCGGAAGTCGTCACGAGTATCGGGACAGATGCAGAGTCGCAGTAGCTGAACTAGATCCTCAGATCGAAGGTATCTCGATGGCCGTGTCATAAGACGACGAGGACCGTCGAGGCGAGTTGGAGCTCTTCGTCCTCTATACCTACGAATCGATCCACGGCGAGGAGCAGGTTCCCAACTCCGGGACGCAGTAGTCGTTCCCAAAGATGCAGCGTCTCTGTGGGTCGCGGACCCAAACCCACGTGCGCACGCCTTCTATCCCAAAACGGGTTACATCAGGGACGGTTCCACCAGTACTGACACGGATGAAGGCGTGACCGAGATCCGCGCATTCCGACAATCCCAATAGGATCTGCGTAACACCGCGTCAGTCACGATCATCTGCTTGAGGGGCTTGCCTCTCCGGAATAAACACATTGCCGGAAAGTGGCGCGAATGCCGTGAACTCGCCATCGGGACCGCCTTCAGCCACCAGCTGTGCCGCACGTTCGTTCTCAGCTTCCAGCCTGGCTACGATGGTGGAAAATGCGGCAAAAGCCTCGTCGTTGTCTGCTGGCCTGCGGCTCTGAACCGTGTACGTCGGTGCGTGATGTTCGTACGAGGCGAATTCGACAACGAATTCCTCGCCGAGTTCGTTCGCGACCTGTCCGGCCAGATCGATGCCTGACTGCGTGAAAGCTCGAGCCTCCCTCGCTGACTTCCAGTCGAAGTCGGCATCCAACGCATCGTAGTACGACTGCTCCCAGGCGTCGAGCTGAGAAATCAGGTCCGGGGACAGGCCGGTGTCCTCATAGTCAATTGGGAAGACGAGCCACAGGACAGTGTCAGCGTAGTCCGGGAACATGCGCACGGTGGTCGTTGTATAGTTCTCTTCCGCCATGGCGCAATCGTAGAGCACAAGGTAGCTGGGCCCCAACGGCCCTCGGCGTCCGAGAAGCGAGCCGTCGGCCGTCCCGCTCCCATCGCGTCCTCGTGCAGACCTCGACTACACGCGACGCCACCAGGTCTTTCGGTGCTTGGCGCACAGGAAAAACTCGTCTATCATTGGCTCTAGCACCTCCTTTCGGATCGTAGGGGAAGACGTATCCGAGGTAGGAGGCACAAATGGATATGACACAGGGCGTACTATTCGTCCACTCAGCACCTCGCGCGCTTTGCCCGCATATTGAATGGGCAGCGGGCGGGGCAATCGGTGCACAGGCACGCTTCGACTGGACACCCCAGCCGGCAGCGCCAGGTCTTGTGCGCGCCGAAGTCTGCTGGCGTGCGCCAGCAGGTTCTGGTGCTCGCATCGCATCCGCACTTCGCGGATGGGACTCACTGCGCTATGAGGTGACCGAGGAGCCATCTGTCGGAGTCGACGGAGGCCGTTGGAGTCATACTCCGGAGCTCGGCATCTACCACGCGGTCACCGACTCTGCCGGCAATATTCTGGTTCCCGAAGATCGCATCCGCTCCGTCATGGAACGCGCCTCCGGCGATCCGATCAAACTTTCCACTGAGATGGCGCTGGCCCTGGGCGAAGCCTGGGACGAGGAGCTTGATGCCTTCCGCCACGCTGGCGAGGGCGCACCAGTGCGCTGGCTGACAAAGGTCGGCTGAGACTCTCACTGAGCTTCCTACGGCGTTCATCCGATGACGTCCCAGAAGCTGCGGGAAACGACTATGGGCACACCTTCCTACCTCGGGTGTGCCCATAGTCGTATTCGAATGCGAGAACAGGCAACGCTTCGAGTTCAACGCTGCCAGAGCCTCGTTCAACTCCGCTCCAGACACAGATCAGGCCCCAGCACGTTTGCTGGGGCCTGATCTGATCGTCATTGAGAGGCTGTACTGGTTGAGATGGGCCAGCACAGCAACAACGCCGCTTCGAGAAGCGCTATCGCTGAATCACACCGACTTGAAGGCGACGACGGCATTGTGGCCGCCGAAGCCGAACGAGTTCGAGATCGCCGCAATGTCTCCGGCGGGAAGTTCTGCTGGAGTGTCGCGAACAATGTTGATGCCCACGACGTCCGGGTCGACTTCCTCGATATTGATCGTCGGGGGAGCAGTGCGAGTCTCCAAAGCCTTGACCGTGAGGATCGATTCCACTGCACCCGTTCCGCCGAGCAGGTGACCGGTCATCGACTTGGTCGCACTGACGAGAGCATCTCCGACGTGAGAGCCCAACAGCTGACTGATTGCCAGGGATTCCGGGATGTCGCCCACCGGCGTCGACGTGGCGTGGGCATTGACGTGCTTGACGTCTGCGGGGCTGAGCTCCGCATTGTCCAGTGCACTCTGCATCGCACGCAGTGCGTACTGACCGCCGGGTTCGCCACCGGTGATGTGGTAAGCGTCGTTTGAGATGCCCCAGCTGGAGACCTCGGCGTAGATCTTCGCGCCGCGAGCCTTGGCATGCTCTTCGGTCTCCAGGATGAGAGTGCCTGCACCCTCACCCATGACGAACCCATCGCGACCGATGTCATATGGGCGTGATGCCGTCTCGGGGGAATCTGTGCGACGTGAGAGTGCCTGCATCGAGTTGAATGAAGCGATCGTGATCGGGTGAATCGCGGCTTCGGAGCCACCAGCGATGACGATATCGGCGTGACCGGAGGCCACAACGTCATAGGCGTGGCCCAGGCTCTCGGTCGAAGAGGCGCATGCGGAGACCATAGTCTGCACACCGGCACGGGCCTTGAACTCCATGCCGATGGCTGCTGCTGGCCCGTTGGGCATGAGCATCGGCACGGTCAGAGGCATGACCCGGCGCGGTCCCTCTTCCTGGAGCGTGTCCCAGGCGTCGAGGAGTGTCCAGACTCCGCCGATTCCGGTCGCCCAGGAGACTGCGGTGCGGTCCGGGTCGGTTTCCTCGAGGCCGGCGTCGGCCATGGCCTCTCGGGCGGAGATCAGTGCGAATTGGGAGGAGGGGTCGAGGCGTTTGGCCTGGACGCGCTTGAGATTCTCGGGCACGACCTGTGGGTCGACCTGTGCTGCGAAGTCGACGGCGAGGCCGTACTTCTCGGACCAATCATTGTCCATTGTGTGGACGCCGGACTTGCCGGCCAGTATGGCTTGCCACGTGGCATCGGCCGTCGCGCCCAATGGGGTTACCGCACCAATCCCGGTGACGACAACTTTAGGTGTCATGGTACAAACCTCGTCGATAGTGTGGACACGGCCCGTCGGTGGACGGGCCGTGTACGGCTAGTTTCTCAGGCCTCTTGAGCCTTGTTGATGTAGTCAACAGCGTCCTGGACGGTGACGAGGTCTTTGACGTCGTCATCCGGAATCTTCACGCCGAACTTCTTCTCAGCGTTGACGACGATGGTCATCATCGAGATGGAGTCGATGTCGAGGTCATCGGTGAAGGACTTGTTGGCCTCGACTGCTTCCACAGCCAAACCGGTTTCTTCGTTGACGATCTCTGCCAGTCCAGCGAGGACTTCAGCTTCGGTGAATGCCATTTCTTTCCTACTTTCTAGTGTCAGCCGAGGGTTGTTCGACCGGTTGAGGAACTTTTCGACGAGTGTCCCGCCGAATATCTTAGGACATTCACGGAGAGTTTTCCGTGAATGAACCCGTTTAAGGGAGACGGATCACTTGCGCGCCGAAGACCAGACCGGCTCCGAAGCCGATCTGGAGTGCCAATCCTCCGCTGAGTTCTGGCTGTTCGCGCAGCAGACGCTCGGTGGCCAAGGGAATCGAGGCCGAAGAGGTGTTGCCGTTGTCAGCGATATCTCGAGCGATGACGACTGACTCGGGCAGTTTGAGCTGCTTGGCCAGTTCGTCGATGATGCGCATGTTCGCCTGGTGGGGGATGAACGCAGCCAGGTCGGAGGCTTCGATGCCGGATTCGGCAAGCGCTTCCTTGGCCACCTCGGCGCCGTCCCAGACTGCCCAGCGGAAGACGGTCGGTCCGTCCTGTCGAAGAGTCGGGAATGGGGTCTCGCGGTCATCGCGGACGTCATAGAGGGACTCGGTCATGCGGATCGTCGACCAGTTCTCGCCCTTCGAACCCCAGACGGTCTTCGAAATGCCCGGCTCGTCGGAGGACGAGACGACGACTGCGCCGGCTCCGTCACCGAGGATGAAGGAGATCGAACGGTCCTCCGGGTCGATGACCTCGGAGAGCTTCTCGGCGCCGATGACCAGGATGTTGTCCATGGCCCCGGAGCGGACCAGAGCGTCGGCCTGTCCGATGCCGTAGCAGTAGCCGGCGCAGGCGGCGCTGATGTCCCAGGCCGGAATATGGCCGGTTCCGAGGCGATCGGTCAGTGCCGCGGCTGCCGAAGGCGTGAAGTACTCGAAGGTCACGGTGGCGATGATGATGCCGCCGATGTCCTCGGGTTTCAGGCCAGAAGATGCGATGGCCTCAAGTGCGGCTTCCTCGCACATATCGAGGACGCCGACATCTTTGCTGGCACGTCTGCGGGTGATGATGCCGGTGCGCTGGCGGATCCATTCATCGGAGGAGTTGATGGGTCCGGCGATGTCGTCGTTGGTGACGAGGTTCTCGGCGCGGTAGGCGCCGATGCCCATGATCTTGGAGAAGCTTCCGGTTTCTGCGGTCTTCAGTGTTGGCATGATGGTCTTCCTTTGATGATCAGGCGTGGGCCGCGGCGAACTCGCGCGCTCCGTCGAGGTCCGCGGCGGACTTGATGGCGAATGTCTCCACGCCCTTCATGGCGCGTCGTGCAATGCCGGTGAGAGTTCCACCGGGGACGAGTTCGATCATTCCGGTGATGCCCGCGTTCAGCAGGGTCTCCTGGCACAGGTCCCAGCGGACCGGGTTGGTGACCTGCTTGACGAGACGGCCGACGTAGTCCTGTCCATTCTCGACGACGGTGCCGTCGGAGTTGCTGAGGATCTTCGGGCCCGGGTCGGAAATCTCCAGCGCCGAGGCGGTGGCGGCCAGTTCAGCGGTCGCTGGAGCCATGAAATCGGTGTGGAAGGCACCGGCCACAGGCAAGGCGATGACACGCGCCTTCTCCGGAGGGTTCTCGGCCAGCTTGTCGAGGCTCTCCTTCGATCCTGCTGCCACGGTCTGCCCGCCGCCGTTGACATTGGCCGGGCTTGCCCCGGCAGCTTCAATCGCGGCCAGAACGTCCTCGGGGTCGCCGCCGACGACGGCTGACATTCCCGTTGGTGTATGGGCGGCGGCGGATGCCATGCCAGCACCACGGACGGAGACGAATCGCATGGCATCAGTCGCTGTGAAGATCCCAGCGATCTGTGCTGCCGCGATCTCACCGACTGAGTGTCCGGCGACATAGTCGGCCTTGACTCCGAGTTCGGCTGCGCACGCGATTGCTGACGCGACGAGCAGCGGCTGCGCCAGGGCTGTGTCCTTGATGGTCTCGTCATCGGATTCGGTTCCGTGCAGGCGCAGGTCGATCCCGGATGCGGAGGAGAGTTCGTCGATCTGTGCGGCGAACGCATCAAGTTCCAGGAAGGAACTCAGAAAGCCCGACTTCTGGGCACCTTGGCCCGGGCAGGTGATTGCTAGCACTCAGTTCTCTTTTCGCTCGACTTCGGTGTTCAATCTAGTGGATGGATCGTACAGATCAGTGTGTTTTGTCGGTGTTCGACAATAGCCCGGCATCTGACAGTCGCCCGTAGACCAATGCGATGTGGATGACGAAGGCGTCGCGGGAGACGGTGGGGTCGAGTGAGATCGCCGAGGTGATCTTCCGCAGTCGGTATCTCACCGTATTCGGGTGGACGGATAGTGCCTTGGCCGTGGCCTCCAAGGACGAACCGAATTCGACGTAGGCACTGACTGTTTTGAGCAGCTGTCCCGTCCCCGAGGTCAAGGGTTCGTAGTAGCGGCTGATGAGCTCTCCCAGGGCGACGGCGTCCCCGGCCAGCGCGCGTTCGGGGAGAAGTTCCTCGGCCCTGACCGGGCGCGGGGAGTCGGGACGGGCGGTGGCTGCCTTCAGTGCCATGATCGCTGCCTTCGCCGAGGTGGCGGCCTCGGCCAGGGATGGAACGCTGGGACCGACGATGACCTCGGAGGGTCCGAAGCAATCGGAGAGGTCCTCAACGGCGGTGTCGAGTTCGGTGGCACCGCCGAGGACGATGAGCAGTCGGTTGTCGTGAATGCCGACGAGGGCATCATCGGCCCATTTGCGAGCCTTGCGGCGGATGACGTCGAGGCCGCGTTTGGCCGACCGCTGCGGGGCCCGTCCGACGAGCACACTGACAGGTCCTTCAGACTGCCAACCGAAGGCTGCCGTACGGCTGGCCAACTCCTCCACGGAGTCACCGCGGACCAGAGCATCGACGACCATGGCCTCCAGGCGGGCGTCCCAGCTGCCCCTGGCCTCGGCGGCTCGGGCATAGACGTCTGCCGCGGCGAAAGCGATCTCACGGGAGTAGACGAGAACGGCCTCCCGTAGGGCTGGCTGTTCGACCGCTCGCGCTATGTCGGGTACCCGTTCCTCGACGACTTCGACGACAACCTTGAGCAGCTGAAGCGTCTGCTGCAGGCTGATGGCACGGATGAGGTCGCGGGGCGCGGACTTGAAGATCTCGCTGACGACCCGCAGATCCGTATCGGGTTTGCGATACCAGTCGATGAAGGAGGAGATGCCAGACTGTGCCAACAGTCCGACCCAGGAACGATCGGAGGGTGACATGCTGCGGTACCAGGGAAGCCGAGCTTCGAGTCTCTGCAGGGTCACAGTGGAAAGAACTCCCACTCCGGCCCGGAGACGACGTGCCGTCTCAGCGCGGCGCCGGAGCGTCTCGGCGTCAGTTGTCATGGACTCCACTTTAAACGCTTCAGCACAATTCGCTTGTGCGCGACACACAAGTTTTTGTCGTTTGAGACAAGTATGGCCGGAGTCTTAGTAACTCCGGCCATACTCACAGCGATGTCGAGCTCAGCGTCGAATCCGCCGTCTAGCGCGATGCGATCAGGCGCCCGCGCCTTCGGTTGATCCCGAGGTGCCAGCGGTGACGTCGTCGAGCTGGTACTTCCGAGCCGCCTCGGCGGCCTTGTCGATCGAGATCGCCCCGGTATCGGCCAAAGAGATCAGGGCCTGAGTCACGACCGAGGGTCCGTCGACGTGGTAGTAGCGGCGAGCAGCCGGACGTGTGTCCGAGATCGCATAGCCGTCGGTGCCCAGTGACGTGAAGTGGCTGGGCACGTACTGCCGGATCTGATCCGGTACCGCGCGCATGAAG
Coding sequences within it:
- a CDS encoding acyl carrier protein, with product MAFTEAEVLAGLAEIVNEETGLAVEAVEANKSFTDDLDIDSISMMTIVVNAEKKFGVKIPDDDVKDLVTVQDAVDYINKAQEA
- a CDS encoding DUF3145 domain-containing protein, whose translation is MTQGVLFVHSAPRALCPHIEWAAGGAIGAQARFDWTPQPAAPGLVRAEVCWRAPAGSGARIASALRGWDSLRYEVTEEPSVGVDGGRWSHTPELGIYHAVTDSAGNILVPEDRIRSVMERASGDPIKLSTEMALALGEAWDEELDAFRHAGEGAPVRWLTKVG
- a CDS encoding PucR family transcriptional regulator codes for the protein MTTDAETLRRRAETARRLRAGVGVLSTVTLQRLEARLPWYRSMSPSDRSWVGLLAQSGISSFIDWYRKPDTDLRVVSEIFKSAPRDLIRAISLQQTLQLLKVVVEVVEERVPDIARAVEQPALREAVLVYSREIAFAAADVYARAAEARGSWDARLEAMVVDALVRGDSVEELASRTAAFGWQSEGPVSVLVGRAPQRSAKRGLDVIRRKARKWADDALVGIHDNRLLIVLGGATELDTAVEDLSDCFGPSEVIVGPSVPSLAEAATSAKAAIMALKAATARPDSPRPVRAEELLPERALAGDAVALGELISRYYEPLTSGTGQLLKTVSAYVEFGSSLEATAKALSVHPNTVRYRLRKITSAISLDPTVSRDAFVIHIALVYGRLSDAGLLSNTDKTH
- a CDS encoding ACP S-malonyltransferase, with amino-acid sequence MLAITCPGQGAQKSGFLSSFLELDAFAAQIDELSSASGIDLRLHGTESDDETIKDTALAQPLLVASAIACAAELGVKADYVAGHSVGEIAAAQIAGIFTATDAMRFVSVRGAGMASAAAHTPTGMSAVVGGDPEDVLAAIEAAGASPANVNGGGQTVAAGSKESLDKLAENPPEKARVIALPVAGAFHTDFMAPATAELAATASALEISDPGPKILSNSDGTVVENGQDYVGRLVKQVTNPVRWDLCQETLLNAGITGMIELVPGGTLTGIARRAMKGVETFAIKSAADLDGAREFAAAHA
- a CDS encoding beta-ketoacyl-[acyl-carrier-protein] synthase family protein, giving the protein MTPKVVVTGIGAVTPLGATADATWQAILAGKSGVHTMDNDWSEKYGLAVDFAAQVDPQVVPENLKRVQAKRLDPSSQFALISAREAMADAGLEETDPDRTAVSWATGIGGVWTLLDAWDTLQEEGPRRVMPLTVPMLMPNGPAAAIGMEFKARAGVQTMVSACASSTESLGHAYDVVASGHADIVIAGGSEAAIHPITIASFNSMQALSRRTDSPETASRPYDIGRDGFVMGEGAGTLILETEEHAKARGAKIYAEVSSWGISNDAYHITGGEPGGQYALRAMQSALDNAELSPADVKHVNAHATSTPVGDIPESLAISQLLGSHVGDALVSATKSMTGHLLGGTGAVESILTVKALETRTAPPTINIEEVDPDVVGINIVRDTPAELPAGDIAAISNSFGFGGHNAVVAFKSV
- a CDS encoding beta-ketoacyl-ACP synthase III, which gives rise to MPTLKTAETGSFSKIMGIGAYRAENLVTNDDIAGPINSSDEWIRQRTGIITRRRASKDVGVLDMCEEAALEAIASSGLKPEDIGGIIIATVTFEYFTPSAAAALTDRLGTGHIPAWDISAACAGYCYGIGQADALVRSGAMDNILVIGAEKLSEVIDPEDRSISFILGDGAGAVVVSSSDEPGISKTVWGSKGENWSTIRMTESLYDVRDDRETPFPTLRQDGPTVFRWAVWDGAEVAKEALAESGIEASDLAAFIPHQANMRIIDELAKQLKLPESVVIARDIADNGNTSSASIPLATERLLREQPELSGGLALQIGFGAGLVFGAQVIRLP